From Homo sapiens chromosome 6, GRCh38.p14 Primary Assembly, the proteins below share one genomic window:
- the GFOD1 gene encoding glucose-fructose oxidoreductase domain-containing protein 1 isoform 3 precursor (isoform 3 precursor is encoded by transcript variant 4) has translation MLPGVGVFGTSLTARVIIPLLKDEGFAVKALWGRTQEEAEELAKEMSVPFYTSRIDEVLLHQDVDLVCINLPPPLTRQIAVKTLEPGHQRKKISRQKNTGEKKMPRGSVQLSFCSLQHPHMGHLFTPHDAALGESQGTGFKPLGMQPV, from the exons ATGCTTCCCGGGGTGGGCGTGTTCGGCACCAGCCTCACGGCCCGTGTCATCATCCCGCTGCTGAAAGACGAGGGCTTCGCGGTGAAGGCGCTGTGGGGCCGCACGCAGGAAGAAGCGGAGGAGCTGGCCAAGGAGATGAGTGTCCCCTTCTACACTAGCCGCATTGATGAGGTGCTGCTGCATCAGGACGTGGACTTGGTGTGCATTAACCTGCCGCCGCCCCTCACCAGACAGATCGCTGTCAAAACCCTAG AACCAGGACATCAGAGGAAGAAAATCAGCAGACAGAaaaatactggggaaaaaaaaatgccacgtGGTTCTGTTCAGCTGAGCTTCTGCTCCCTCCAGCACCCCCACATGGGACATTTGTTTACCCCCCACGATGCTGCTCTTGGAGAGTCCCAGGGGACAGGTTTCAAGCCCTTAGGGATGCAGCCTGTCTAA